From the Juglans microcarpa x Juglans regia isolate MS1-56 chromosome 3D, Jm3101_v1.0, whole genome shotgun sequence genome, the window AGTCTTTAATCGAGTTTGGTTCCAAACGCCCTTAAATATTCCACTCCATTCCTAGTTGATCCTTGTCCTGACATTCGAAGGGTGAAAAGACTGCACCCTTTCATGCAGACTGAAGATGTTAGAAGGAAAAAGAATGGGAGTGTATGAAATCAATTTGCTCTGAGTGCAACTTGCATCTTCAATGGATGCAATACCTCGTAGAGTAATTCCGCATGTATATTTATGAAGGGATcaagcaaaataaaaagatataaaaaagtgaatacaACCATGAATTTAAGTACTCGATTActggtttataaaaaaaaaaaaaaaaaaaaaaaaaaaaaaaaaaaaaaaaaaaaaaaaaaaaaaaaaaaatcgtactTCAGTAACTCTCGAGCCTGCTTTCCCATTGAAACTATCATGCATGAGCTTAACAGACAGACACCATTCGAACCCATGATCGCATGCAAACACTCGTGTAACTCGGATCTCATCCTCTTTAATGCTAATTGTATTCGCACTTCACTTGTATAGCAAGTGTCTTCTTGATATCCGGACATGCATCGTTGTCCTTGTTGAAAAGCTCTCGTTCAATTGGAACTGAACAGGTAGTTTTTCCCAAGCAATGCTGCTCAAAGCCAAAAAAGTGCAGGACAATTAGTATTGAATTggcaaagaaaataagaaaataggtTCATGTGACAAGGTAACTTGTAGGGAACAGTATCCCTTTTACCTGCTCAACAACCTCCTTGGTAATTGGAGCATTGCATTTGCCCATAGCGAAGCTTCCGCAGGAACCATAAGGATCACCAAAGCTAGCAAACTCCACAGCAACAATCTTTTTGTGGTTTGGACAGTGCAGTTGAGCTGCTGGCTTCACAGTGTCCACAACAGGCCTAATTTTACTGTCCTTTCTTTGCCACGACTTCACATGGGGTGGATGATACTCAGTTACGAGGCTGCAGATAGTATCTCTATTGACAAGTACGAGCTCAATGTCTTCTGGGTTCCCTTTCTCCTCCTCCAATACAACAAGGAGATTTTCTGTTGGCTTGATGAAGGATCTTGGGATATGATACCTGATGAACATTGCAAATTGAAGGGGGGGAGGACTTAGATTGCTTTTCACGAAGATTTATATCCCCTTGGGCATAATTTACTAGTAGCTTTACTTACTCTGACTGAGAAGGCTTTCCAAGAGGAGAGAGGAAGGACACCCAGTAACGGCCAATGCTTTTTCCATTGACCCAAACCATCCCCTTACCCATACCATTCATTCTGATAGCAACGGGGTTATTCCCTTCAGGAGCATCAAAATATGTCTGCAACAAGAATGTGTGTGTATAAATATGTAAAGGCTTTTGTAATACCACAAATGTTGAATGTACTATATTGTATCTTCTTCAGTTTGTTATCAAAAGCGCCAATGGGACATGTTTCTCCTAGCATACCTTGTACCACGTAAGAGCAGGTCCTTGTCCATTGGCGTTCTTCCATCCTACCCTGTGTGATCCTGACTGAGTGAACACCTTAACCTTTTCTCCTGTCAAGCCAACCTGCAAAATGGGCAACAATTCTATTAACATCACCTTTAAGCTAGTCATTTTCCCATAATCATATTCATCTATCTTTTTTGAAGTCTTGATTTCAAGGAGTACAGTTAATTGTAAAGGTTCATTGGTACCTGATGCCCCCAACCATTGATTGACAGATCAAGTGTTCCTGTGTTCAAACCCAGGACGGTTACAGAGCGAGGACCGGCAAACCTGTGCTCCATGTAGGCTCCGCTATCCTTCACAGGTAAAGAACAGCTTGTTAGCACCTATTCTAGAATGAAAATTCTACATTCTTAACACATTATAATGAGGTGGCATTATCGTTCCACCTttgagtttttcttaaaaagagtAAGGAATGATCCAAGAGTGATGATAAGTgccatatttatatatatagtgggaTGAATGTCATGTTACGTAGCATTACTCGTTCCAAAATAAAAGCAAAGTCGAACGATAGAAAGCCAGGAGCTACTTACTGGGAGTCCCACGGTCATGCCAATCAGCGCTATACGGTTGACCCAGGCTTGAAGTTCACGGCACTTTGAAAGACAAAACTCTTCTCGTCATGGCTTCCATGTGCGGATCCTGAAAATCATAAGCACGATGATCAGCTGTGTACGTGAATTTCCCgtgtaaaaagaaagaatgtatgtgcTAGATTGTAGGTGCTCACCAACATATTCGCCATTCACAAATGCATGCAAGGCATGACCAAGACTTGCTACGCGTAGTACTGGGAGAATATCAGCCCGCATTGGCAAGTCTCCGGGAGCCAACTCTATGCTGCAATCAAATATGACAAAAAAATGTCAGATTTTGGTTCATCACTGTGAGCTCCAGCTTGGAATACTTACACGAGTTAAAAAGATCTTAACCCAATGCATACTTTGCCTAGCCTGTAAGGTAATTAAGATTCTGCTTACCTAGTGGTGTACCACGCATAATCTGTGGTATCCTTCAAAAAACTGTAGAGCTCCTTCGGAGTTTTGGAGTCAACTGGCAATTGCTCGACACTTGGGATGGGTTCTGGGGACATCTCCCATTTAAGATTCTTTGCAACCTTTGATTTCTTCAAGCTCCTTGCATTATGTTGCGATACAATCTGTTTTTATGTAAGAGAAGAGTCCCTTAGACATTCCCAAATATGGGCAATTGAGGGCACTAATACACAACTGAAGAAACAGAGCAGTATAACAAAGAATTtagcttctttttcttctatatatacaGAGAGACATGTAAGAGATGAGGAGTTACTGTTTGTGTGTTGTAGACCACGGTCTTGCAATCAGGGAGGATGCTAATTGAACGTGGTGGCAGGTAATATGTCTCGCCCCTGAAATGTATATTTGCTGCCGCTCTGGAGTTGTTGTTTGCCAAAAATGCAGCACAGATTTTTGATCCGGAATTCTCGTAGACTTGAGCCTTAATGATGGAACAGCTTAAACATATTAGTGAACAGTGTTGGATGGGAGCTAGCTACATTGATTCACTCTATTCAGATGCTTACCTCTGTATGCTTGCCCAAACTTTCAACATGAGGTTCACCCCATAGCAGAGGCTTCTTACATAGATTTAAAGCCTTGTGCAAGTCCTTAAGGTGACTCCATTTGGGTTCCCTCTGCAAACCTGCATATTATACTTGTAAGGGCCCCATGTGTTTGAACAAGCTTTGCTTCATTGAGTCACTAGAGATCTCACTACTAGAAATCTTTACCATATTCATCAATGGGAGCTTCATCATAGTAGCGAGTTGTTGTAAAGACAGCACTTGTTCTACCAAAGTTAGTCCCACCATGGTACTGCAAATTATGAAGTGAGGTGATGTAAATTAGGGAAAAAGCCTGTCAGGGTAATTAACTGGTCCcttgagaaaaatgagaagaaggTCGGGTATCTTTCTACCATATAGTAGTTGACCAGAGTTCCATTCTTTGAGAAGAATCGGGCAACTGAAAATGCAATATCTTCTGCTGCTCTTTGAGATGGAGGGTCTCCGAATACTCTGTACCTgtaattacaaaacaaaaattccaAAGCCATTAACATTTCCAAGAAGCCAAAAAACAGTAATACAATTGGATGAAAAACAAACTCACTGACAATCACTAGGGGTATACTCACTGAGCGGTCCAGTTTTCCGTCCACAAAGAAGGCTTGTAGGGTTTGTTTGGTCCTGTGAAAGTGTCTCCGCAGTGCCTTCCATTGCATGTATTGATCTGCAAGTGGAAGTGGGAGCTTTTAGTCAAAATTCGCAAGGCTCGCAAAACGACAGAACTCACTGCTGgattagaaaatgaaagatattgCAGACTCACCACTGGATCAGGAGCATCCTTCTGCTTGCACATGATCCATGGAACTTCAGTTTTCATCCCCACTGCCATTTTTGCTGCCCACTGAACATATCTGCTTCCCATATCTCTATATGCAAGTTGAATGTGGTTGTACTCATTTTCAATCTGCGTTATGAGTCATTGAACAATAAAGTCAATAAGATGATCAGCTTTCCTATGAGGAGAAGGAAAATTATGAGTAGAACCAAACTTGTGTCAATATGATTGGTCCTCCTTGTGAAGCAAATAGTTTCTCCtctttcatcttatctataatcatcttcacatattttttcatttggttctgcaaacgggaaaaaaaatctgaattcAGTAGACCTCCTTGAATTATCGAGTTAGATCTCCCAAAATGGTTTTGCACCAGTAAGAACCAAGGTGGTGCAAAATAGAGATACCTTGAAGGGAGCATTATCAGAACGGAATATGATGTTTGGGACCTCTCTTAGCCAATATGGAAGTCCTctgaaattttcattttgaaacaaCTAAATTATTAACACCACAGTTACAAAATCATATGAGAGGAGGAGgaaaatgagaaatcaaagaCTAACCCGTGGTTCCATTCAGCTTGGATGAATGGCCCAACCCTGAGGGTCACATACATTCCTTGCTCTCCTATCAGCTTGATGAATTTCACCACATCATAATTTCCATTAAAATTGTACTGTCAAGTTTTCGGAACATCGATGAAGAGTTAGACCGTCACATAACAATAGTTTTGtcgaataaactcaaaatattttctgtctGCAACACCATTTTTATTACCTGTCCTTCCACAGGCTCATGGATGTTCCAAAACACGTAAGTTTGAATCACATTCAAACCTCCATGTTTAGCCTTTGAGATAAGATCCGGCCACATCTAAAATCCATTTTAACACAAGTATAAATTAATTTCATCCATTAAAACTCATCCCTCAATAGAggattaaaaaaagtagatgatGAAGATcataaaaagacaaaaggatTGTCGATATTTATTGATGTTAAAGTTACCTCCGGGGTACTACGAGTGTAATGGATGGAACCCGAAAAGAGAAGCTCTCTTTTTCCATTGATGATCAGAGACCTTCTATCATAGGTCACGTTTTGAAACTTGTTGTCTCCTTGGCCAACCACGGCTGACACTAAAACAGATAGAAAGGCGAGCAAGAGCACGCGGCTTGACACCGCCATTGTAACGACTCCTCAACTAGAAGCCTGACCCAGTTCGGAGATATGTATAATGATAAATAACTCCAAGgaacaggaaaaaataaaaagacaataaaTATGACAGCTTGTGAGTCAATTCGGGAAGCCTCCTTAGAAGGAGGAGGCACCCGGAAGCAGAAACATAAACTCCATGAAAAGGCAGAGATATAGGGTCAAAGAAATGCTAAATATAAAGGGCCTGGAGGAAAGCTCGGAATTTTCATATCGAATTTCTGTTTTGATCTCTTGGTGACCATTGCTTTGTTAGAGTTGTGAGCTTGtgcttgttttgttgtttttgggtgtgtgtgtgtgtgtgtgtgttttttttttcttcattactGTCTTGTTGCTATTCTTGGGAGAGTTTCTTGGAAGTTTGAATGAGTTTCGGACTTGTAATAACCATAAAAAGAACTCGAAATTTGCGGGCAAGTTGAGGAAGTTTTCTAACACTGCACCCTCTGTGTTGGCACTCTTTGCTGTACCGCCAACATCCACAGTACTCCACAGCTACAATTCATTCTCGTAATTCGTCATTCTCACAACAATAAGttgattatttttgtaatattggAAAGAACATTTATAAGCATAAAAAATGGATTTGGCTACATTTTTAGTGGaaataggaaaatatttttccaatatTTGAAGCCATAATGAGTTGGCCTTTGTTATGATCTTtcctaaatttgaattttgaaggcCATATTAGGCATTAACCATTGAAGTGTTTTAACACACCGTGTTTGTGTAATCAGgtaggtttgaatagtgagttgagatgtgataaattgagatgaaagttaaataaaatattattttataatattattattgttttgggatttaaaaaaattaaattgtttattatattttgtataaaaatttaaaaaaattataatgattagatgagatgaattaaaatactCTTAACAAGTGATTAATATTTGTTGCATAATATTATCaaactaattttcaaaataaataaaactacttTTCTTACCATATACCTTTTTCCAATATTGTTTCCCACATGAGGAATATTTTTTTAGGGAGATTGATCCACATGAGGTCAGAATTTTTCTGGGATTAACTTTGTGCACATAAGTAGGATTGaggatatttattttattttatcttattttttgtaatgtaGGATTGTTGTGACAACTAAACAGGTTTATTGAGGCGACCCTAGTCCCTACGCCTTGAATTTGACTCTTTTTTTCACGATAGCATTTGGTTACAAAATTTAATCTGGCTGACGACGTCGTATCGTCATGGAGTTTTCGTTTTGTCTCCCTCCAAGAAGTTTAGCTTTCCCTCCACAGACAAAACAGAAAACGAAAACCGTCCCTCATTTCCTCAGGGCATAGCAGTCTTACAGAAACACTGAGACACTcggagacgagagagagagagagagagagagagagagagccactAATGTCGAACCACCAAGACGACCTCGATCTCCTTCTCTCCCTCCAAGGGAGAGTTTTGGAAACCCCTCCTGGTTCTCCTTCATCACATGCACCTGGCAAGTCTTCATATTaacccccccttctctctctctctctgtccctTACATTTCAGCATCAAAGTTTCATAATTTTCCTTAGCAATTATTAGTGGAGTGTGGCTGGGTGCGTCGGATTTCCTTTTTTTGTAAGAATATTCACTTGGGTATGTCTCAAATAGCCTTCCATTTTCAGGGTATATGTCGGATGATGGATCGCCGAGGCGAACTGGGCAGGCAGACATGTCCGTATTTAGAGACGCTGTCCAAGACTGCCTTGATTACGAGCCCAAGCCGGTCCCGAAATCTGGAAAATTGAAGAGCTCTAAGGCCTCCAGCAATGCTGAGGTTGAGAAATTTTCGGGCTTGCGAATAAGGTTACTGCCACTCTACTTATCTTAAAACAAGGAGGCATCTGTCTAATAATTACTCGGTTAGGTTGTGTGATatagtattcttttttttttatcagtaaaaagagagatattatatatatgaatgaaatagataTAGTCCTTGtatacaggacatatacaaagGAACTCCTAAAAACATTCTAaaagcgataaattaaagataagaaatcCTGAACATTGTTCCCATGtaatacaatagtggaaaaccaacacattagagtgtggagaaaaaaattattcaactcAGTACttgtgcgttccttatcttcaaaacaacgcgcgttcctttccgtccaaatacaccacataatacacaatgGAATTATCTTtcacactgctgccacttgtTTGCAACCTTGCAA encodes:
- the LOC121254264 gene encoding LOW QUALITY PROTEIN: beta-galactosidase 13-like (The sequence of the model RefSeq protein was modified relative to this genomic sequence to represent the inferred CDS: inserted 1 base in 1 codon); the protein is MAVSSRVLLLAFLSVLVSAVVGQGDNKFQNVTYDRRSLIINGKRELLFSGSIHYTRSTPEMWPDLISKAKHGGLNVIQTYVFWNIHEPVEGQYNFNGNYDVVKFIKLIGEQGMYVTLRVGPFIQAEWNHGGLPYWLREVPNIIFRSDNAPFKNQMKKYVKMIIDKMKEEKLFASQGGPIILTQIENEYNHIQLAYRDMGSRYVQWAAKMAVGMKTEVPWIMCKQKDAPDPVINTCNGRHCGDTFTGPNKPYKPSLWTENWTAQYRVFGDPPSQRAAEDIAFSVARFFSKNGTLVNYYMYHGGTNFGRTSAVFTTTRYYDEAPIDEYGLQREPKWSHLKDLHKALNLCKKPLLWGEPHVESLGKHTEAQVYENSGSKICAAFLANNNSRAAANIHFRGETYYLPPRSISILPDCKTVVYNTQTIVSQHNARSLKKSKVAKNLKWEMSPEPIPSVEQLPVDSKTPKELYSFLKDTTDYAWYTTSIELAPGDLPMRADILPVLRVASLGHALHAFVNGEYVGSAHGSHDEKSFVFQSAVNFKPGXNRIALIGMTVGLPDSGAYMEHRFAGPRSVTVLGLNTGTLDLSINGWGHQVGLTGEKVKVFTQSGSHRVGWKNANGQGPALTWYKTYFDAPEGNNPVAIRMNGMGKGMVWVNGKSIGRYWVSFLSPLGKPSQSEYHIPRSFIKPTENLLVVLEEEKGNPEDIELVLVNRDTICSLVTEYHPPHVKSWQRKDSKIRPVVDTVKPAAQLHCPNHKKIVAVEFASFGDPYGSCGSFAMGKCNAPITKEVVEQHCLGKTTCSVPIERELFNKDNDACPDIKKTLAIQVKCEYN